From Marivirga harenae, one genomic window encodes:
- a CDS encoding helix-turn-helix domain-containing protein: protein MLDYLNHKSPFLQKVVAIIQDNLGDEHFGVTELAEALNMSRSNLLRKVKQEIGESVSVFIRNVRLQNALQLLKESELTVSEISFRVGFSSTSYFTKCFRELYGHTPGDTSKINIERDLSETSNPDSQKSLRLKRPILVGIVILSIVAIALLVIYYQKNNTPSKLLAKSVAVLPFKNDSADSTNVYFMNGLMEAILDNFQKIEDLKVTSRTTSEKYRNDLKSIPELSRELNVNYFVEGSGQKIGDEIVLTIQLIEGPSDKHLWSKRYKRELNDVFALQADVAKSIAAEINAVITPKEQERIEKVPTNNLVAYDYYLKGLTLLNDDTGNGLKEGIVQFKKAIQEDGEFANAYAYIAISYYYLDLFREEKQHTEEIKNYADKAMLLDADLGESLIANSLYFMQIKDFRKAEEALLEVLEYYPNVAWIHNFLSDIYAYMLPNTKKYLIHALQGIEVAISDKDSVSASITYLHLSNALAQTGFLDEAEKYIKKSKAYNPQNHYSKYLHEYIKLGQHNDLRQTKFALIEIFNQDTTKIDVISEVAKVCYTLEEYEEAWFYYEKLISIRYALKLDIYHNYDLNMAFVLEQLGREQEAKSFYESYLAFAEKDQSIYQELTMAAYFAAKGDIEKGMNGLKAFSKQDNYQYWFVLFLDKDPILLKMKNHPDFQNTVQKIRTKFWENHKEIKKMLVDKDIVRM, encoded by the coding sequence ATGTTAGACTATCTAAACCATAAAAGCCCCTTTTTACAAAAGGTAGTAGCTATAATTCAAGATAATTTAGGCGATGAACACTTTGGCGTAACCGAGCTGGCCGAAGCTTTGAACATGAGCAGGTCTAACTTACTTCGCAAAGTCAAACAGGAAATAGGAGAGTCAGTAAGTGTATTTATTAGAAATGTTAGATTACAAAATGCTCTTCAATTATTAAAAGAAAGTGAACTCACAGTTTCTGAGATATCATTTCGAGTAGGTTTCAGTAGTACCTCTTATTTTACGAAATGCTTTAGGGAATTATATGGACATACTCCTGGAGATACATCAAAAATAAATATTGAAAGAGACCTAAGCGAAACTAGCAATCCTGATTCACAGAAAAGTTTAAGATTAAAACGACCTATTCTGGTCGGAATAGTGATTCTCTCAATAGTAGCAATAGCACTTTTAGTAATTTACTATCAAAAGAATAATACCCCTTCAAAACTATTAGCCAAGTCGGTGGCTGTTCTGCCATTTAAAAATGATAGTGCCGACAGTACGAATGTCTATTTCATGAATGGATTAATGGAGGCAATATTAGACAACTTTCAGAAAATTGAAGACCTAAAAGTAACCAGTAGAACTACCTCTGAAAAGTATAGAAATGATTTAAAGTCAATACCAGAGCTTTCAAGGGAGTTAAATGTCAATTATTTCGTTGAAGGCAGCGGGCAAAAAATCGGGGATGAAATTGTATTAACTATCCAATTGATTGAGGGACCAAGCGATAAACACCTTTGGTCGAAGCGATATAAACGAGAGCTAAATGATGTTTTCGCGCTCCAAGCTGATGTAGCTAAAAGCATTGCCGCAGAAATCAATGCTGTAATCACACCAAAAGAACAAGAGCGAATAGAAAAAGTCCCAACCAATAATTTAGTGGCCTATGACTACTATTTAAAAGGACTAACCTTATTAAATGATGATACTGGGAATGGCCTGAAAGAAGGAATAGTTCAATTTAAGAAAGCGATTCAAGAAGATGGAGAATTTGCCAATGCCTACGCCTATATCGCAATCTCATATTATTATTTAGACCTTTTTCGAGAGGAAAAACAACACACTGAAGAAATTAAGAACTATGCTGACAAGGCAATGCTTTTAGATGCTGACTTAGGTGAGAGTTTGATTGCCAATTCTTTATATTTTATGCAAATCAAGGATTTTCGTAAGGCAGAGGAAGCCTTATTAGAAGTTTTGGAATATTATCCTAATGTAGCCTGGATTCACAATTTCTTGTCCGATATCTACGCCTATATGCTTCCCAATACTAAAAAATATTTGATTCACGCATTGCAAGGGATTGAAGTAGCTATTTCAGACAAAGATTCTGTATCAGCAAGTATCACTTATTTGCATTTAAGTAATGCTTTGGCGCAAACAGGTTTTCTCGATGAGGCAGAAAAATATATTAAGAAATCGAAGGCCTATAATCCTCAAAATCATTATTCAAAATACCTCCATGAATATATTAAGCTTGGCCAGCATAATGATTTGAGACAAACTAAATTTGCGCTGATCGAAATCTTTAATCAGGACACGACTAAAATTGATGTGATCAGTGAAGTCGCAAAAGTCTGTTATACCTTAGAAGAGTACGAAGAGGCTTGGTTTTATTATGAAAAACTTATTTCAATCAGGTATGCTTTGAAATTAGATATTTATCATAATTATGATCTCAATATGGCATTTGTGTTAGAACAACTAGGAAGGGAACAAGAGGCTAAGAGCTTTTATGAGAGCTACTTGGCTTTTGCGGAAAAGGATCAATCTATTTATCAAGAATTAACTATGGCTGCCTATTTTGCAGCCAAAGGGGATATCGAAAAAGGCATGAACGGCTTAAAGGCATTTTCTAAACAGGATAATTATCAATATTGGTTCGTTCTATTTCTTGATAAGGACCCGATTCTATTAAAAATGAAAAATCACCCCGATTTTCAGAATACAGTACAGAAAATCCGAACCAAATTCTGGGAGAATCATAAAGAGATTAAAAAAATGCTTGTCGATAAAGATATTGTTCGAATGTAG